A genome region from Haliotis asinina isolate JCU_RB_2024 chromosome 11, JCU_Hal_asi_v2, whole genome shotgun sequence includes the following:
- the LOC137255842 gene encoding uncharacterized protein produces the protein MTLGAICIVLSFAILMIQGEITYCPCARMRTTPEAKTEEITTTQNMKDVTEPKLKPSITFSDRPPLHFVGFEGETHEFLCSGESPITMETVTWQLPDHVTISNDTSTLRSGVYITHNNSMVIYKMSTNHRGRYICRLSFDDIIAEAPMQLVVVPASETTWTARMIIGAASLTGFLVTCGVIHLGYKVYLCRASGLYHDPDFGAQVPLRQL, from the coding sequence ATGACACTTGGGGCCATATGCATCGTTTTATCATTCGCCATACTGATGattcaaggggagataacctaCTGCCCTTGTGCCAGAATGAGGACAACTCCTGAGGCCAAGACGGAGGAGATCACAACTACTCAAAACATGAAAGATGTGACAGAGCCAAAACTGAAACCCAGCATAACTTTCTCAGATCGACCACCCCTACACTTTGTTGGTTTTGAAGGAGAAACCCACGAGTTCCTCTGTTCGGGAGAGTCACCAATCACCATGGAGACCGTGACATGGCAACTACCAGATCATGTGACAATATCAAACGATACATCAACACTTCGAAGTGGAgtatatataacacataatAACTCCatggtgatttacaaaatgtcGACCAATCACCGGGGGCGTTACATCTGTCGTTTGAGCTTTGATGACATCATAGCGGAAGCTCCGATGCAGCTTGTGGTTGTGCCGGCGTCCGAGACGACGTGGACGGCAAGGATGATAATAGGTGCAGCGTCCTTGACCGGATTTCTTGTGACCTGTGGTGTGATACACCTCGGATACAAAGTGTATCTGTGTAGAGCAAGTGGTCTGTATCATGACCCCGACTTTGGGGCACAAGTGCCTCTGCGACAGCTGTAG
- the LOC137255521 gene encoding uncharacterized protein: MTPHYSSKLKKDETTPLIQRRTENPILIDHVSGHRASPTADDHGSHPWHEHCPLQRGCAHHPCLLPVEGGCPVRVGKPELPRVLLDGVHRLHDRHRGSGCGRSPIGVPVKSLWG; encoded by the exons ATGACACCTCACTACTCCAGCAAGTTGAAGAAAGACGAGACGACTCCGCTTATACAGCGGAGAACGGAGAACCCCATCTTGATTGA TCACGTCTCCGGGCATCGTGCATCGCCAACAGCAGACGACCATGGTTCTCATCCGTGGCACGAGCATTGCCCACTGCAGAGAGGATGTGCACATCATCCTTGCCTACTTCCGGTGGAAGGCGGATGTCCTGTGCGTGTCGGAAAGCCGGAGCTTCCCAGGGTGCTTCTAGATGGAGTCCATCGTCTTCATGATCGACATAGAGGTAGCGGTTGCGGCCGTTCTCCCATCGGAGTGCCTGTTAAATCACTTTGGGGTTAA
- the LOC137256547 gene encoding tRNA N(3)-methylcytidine methyltransferase METTL6-like, with product MMSITSNNFEEVKASDYQSDRQQDRKMAAEFFSKSEGDSESGLEEVIGHQARTLTTEEAAKLDKDQTLVSEFKQRKFELDAQKNWDLFYKRNTTKFFKDRHWTKREFSELISEKQDYTVKTVLEVGCGVGNFIFPLLEEDKNLYFHACDFSKRAVEFVKSHPQYDAARCNAFQCDLTVNDLRDNVPPDTVDAVSMIFVLSAINPDKMLAALHNVFQVIRPGGCILFRDYGLYDYAMLRFAPGHKLSDHFYVRQDGTRAYYFSLEKLESLMTSAGFTVSRNEYVKRETVNKKEGICVPRIFVQGKFVKPIATSVDTDKQSSITSSKSDGSSNKFSEQVT from the exons ATGATG AGtataacatcaaacaactttGAAGAAGTGAAGGCCAGTGACTACCAATCAGATAGACAACAAGACAGAAAGATGGCAGCAGAATTTTTTTCTAAATCCGAAGGTGATTCTGAAAGTGGACTTGAAGAAGTGATTGGTCACCAAGCAAGAACTCTCACAACCGAAGAGGCAGCAAAGCTGGATAAGGATCAGACCCTTGTTTCTGAATTTAAGCAGAGGAAGTTTGAACTTGATGCACAAAAGAATTGGGATTTGTTTTATAAACGGAATACAACCAAATTCTTCAAGGACAGGCACTGGACAAAAAGAGAGTTTTCAGAACTGATCAGTGAGAAACAG GACTACACTGTGAAGACTGTACTGGAAGTTGGTTGTGGTGTTGGCAACTTTATATTCCCTCTCCTGGAGGAGGACAAAAACTTATACTTTCATGCATGTGATTTCTCCAAGAGAGCTGTGGAATTTGTCAAG TCACATCCCCAATACGATGCTGCTCGCTGCAACGCCTTCCAGTGTGATCTGACTGTCAATGACCTCCGTGACAACGTGCCTCCAGACACGGTAGATGCTGTGTCTATGATCTTTGTGTTGTCAGCCATAAACCCGGACAAGATGCTTGCAGCTCTTCACAATGTGTTCCAG GTGATCCGGCCTGGGGGATGTATCTTGTTCCGAGACTATGGATTGTACGACTATGCAATGCTGAGATTTGCCCCAGGACATAAACTGTCAGACCACTTCTATGTGAGGCAGGATGGCACGCGGGCATATTACTTTTCTTTAG AAAAGCTTGAGAGTTTGATGACTTCTGCTGGTTTTACTGTCAGCAGGAATGAGTATGTCAAGCGAGAGACAGTCAACAAGAAAGAGGGAATATGTGTTCCACGGATATTTGTTCAGGGAAAATTTGTGAAACCGATAGCTACATCTGTGGATACTGACAAACAATCTTCGATCACCTCTTCAAAATCTGATGGGTCATCAAACAAATTCAGCGAACAAGTTACCTAA
- the LOC137256545 gene encoding sodium-dependent glucose transporter 1A-like, producing the protein MAPEQISVSALTETANDVAQQSAKEEDEQRETICTSWRDRRYMEKFIYTIFLAIAFSMLGVCVGQRGPSFLDLQIITDTDVEKGSAFFTAGSVGYLIGSLVCGAVYDKCNKVLTMFVLTLCMGVSTGILPFCSLYGLMVAIHLVTGAFMGGVDTSGNAELVRTWGSNGRSAMQTAHFAFALGGVISPLMTQPFLSPLPDETNTTTAPPSVEFSGMNITVTSAYNMSANSTLAPTEEKQTTIVFYAFIISAVLTTFFAFPFLITYCREKSQTKKRTAGEDTPEPPSISRAVFVFTILMICVTYMLYCAVEDSFAAYLVTFVVKHLHWSKSKGTELTSAYWASFAGGRFLGIFFVKFITPVKLLFICCFSLIASLVAFLFCALYDFTIGIWISSVTTGLSMSVFFPTGLTWTEEELLNMSGRVASAILIASSSGTMANPIILGYLMNEHSLMWYAYLLTAESIACLLMFIILLIYARTFLKKRKQSAEITIEVKANGPSSQVEEKFL; encoded by the exons atggccCCAGAACAGATATCAGTGAGTGCACTGACTGAGACAGCAAACGATGTTGCCCAGCAAAGTGCAAAAGAGGAAGACGAGCAGAGAGAAACTATCTGCACTAGCTGGAGAGACAGGCGCTACATGGAGAAGTTCATCTACACCATCTTCCTGGCTATAGCCTTCTCTATGTTG GGCGTGTGTGTTGGACAGAGAGGACCATCCTTCCTAGACCTTCAGATAATCACAGACACAGATGTAGAAAAGGGATCAGCATTCTTCACTGCAGGTTCCGTCGGCTATCTGATCGGGTCGCTCGTCTGTGGTGCTGTTTATGACAAGTGCAACAAAGTCCTCACAATGTTCGTCTTGACTCTCTGCATGGGTGTCAGTACCGGAATACTGCCATTCTGTTCTCTCTATGGCTTAATGGTGGCCATCCATCTTGTCACAGGGGCGTTCATGGGCGGTGTTGACACAA GTGGGAATGCAGAGCTAGTTCGGACATGGGGGAGTAACGGACGTTCAGCAATGCAAACAGCTCATTTTGCATTTGCACTTggtggagttatctcccctctaATGACCCAGCCCTTCCTGTCACCACTACCAGATGAGACCAACACTACAACTGCCCCACCTAGTGTTGAGTTTAGTGGGATGAATATCACAGTCACCTCAGCATACAATATGTCTGCAAATTCAACACTGGCCCCGACTGAggagaaacaaacaacaatagTATTTTACGCATTTATCATTTCTGCTGTATTGACTACATTCTTTgcttttccatttttaataaCATATTGTCGCGAAAAGTCTCAGACAAAGAAGCGAACAGCAGGGGAGGATACTCCCGAGCCCCCAAGTATATCACGTGCTGTGTTCGTCTTCACAATCCTAATGATCTGTGTGACATACATGCTGTACTGTGCAGTTGAGGACAGTTTTGCAGCATACTTGGTGACCTTTGTTGTGAAGCATCTACATTGGAGCAAGTCTAAAGGAACAGAATTAACATCAGCATATTGGGCATCATTTGCTGGCGGACGATTCCTTGGCATCTTTTTCGTAAAATTTATCACTCCTGTCAAGTTGCTTTTCATATGCTGCTTTTCTCTAATAGCATCGCTTGTGGCTTTTCTGTTTTGTGCACTGTACGATTTCACAATAGGCATTTGGATCAGCTCAGTCACAACTGGATTGTCAATGTCTGTATTCTTCCCGACAGGGTTGACTTGGACAGAGGAAGAGCTGTTAAACATGTCTGGGAGAGTTGCATCTGCCATTTTGATAGCTTCATCTTCGGGGACGATGGCTAACCCCATAATACTGGGATATCTGATGAATGAGCATAGTCTCATGTGGTACGCGTATCTCCTCACGGCGGAAAGTATCGCATGTCTCCTCATGTTCATCATTCTTCTCATCTACGCTCGCACATTCCTGAAAAAGAGGAAACAAAGTGCAGAAATAACCATAGAAGTAAAAGCCAATGGCCCATCATCTCAGGTTGAAGAAAAATTTCTGTAG